The following DNA comes from Camelina sativa cultivar DH55 chromosome 14, Cs, whole genome shotgun sequence.
aaaaaaaagtaataataaaaaaaaaataactactaAAATTCCAGTAGACTAGTAGTGGTTATTTCCTAGTACTAGGAGATGTTATTTTAACTAGTGtaccaacaaatttttttagttatcaTAGATTACTCTCAGATTCCATATGTAATATTTGTGTTAATAAAGAAAACTTCAACTGTCAACATACAATCATCATCCATTTCTTTGGtaattgtttactttttaagCTGAAAGTTTAGAGATCACCttagaattattatatatggaGGAATTTTAATCATGTGTccataaaacacaaaacaaagaggAACCTTCTCCCCTCTTTCTTATTATAGTAATGACAATATGAAATTATGCAAAATCATACTATACTAtaagtagaacctctataaattaatactcggtaaattaataattttttttggtcctaAGATGAGaatagtgtaattttggacccaatttgataatataataagataatattttttttgaaaatcctttgtaaatatatggtcccatcaataatataaatttataattctattaaattatctaaatatatgtgtatatgtacacatcaatttttattagagttcatttttaatatttttactatataaaaatctttgagtgttatattaaaaatatgataattgttattttctttgtaattgattttataaaaatattagttataaggattaaatcttatttaagttttttttaccaCATTAGGAAAgcctctctataaattaatattattaatttatcaaaaaattaaaacctctataaattaatagattttcatggtcccaacattatttatttatagaggttttactgtattacAATAAATAACATTTGGATATGAAACATTGTATCTAGAAACActtattgatatataaaatctaatttgAAATAACATTGTATCTACAAATTTATAATCTACGTGACACGCGAATTGGATATCCACTCTTCAATCTTGCAAATAATGTCCACTTTTCGATGCTTGGATCTTCATCTACCACCTCccaacttcaatttttttttttttttttcacaatcattaaaaaaatactatgtcATAATCATTCAAATTTTGCTATActagatataaaaaaatggtaCGAACCTGTAAGTGGTTACAAAACGGTGGAGAAATACTAACATCATAGCCTTGGCCATAACAAGTCCAAGACATGTTCTTCCACCCATCCCAAATGCTAAGAAACTGTTTGCTTTTGCTTCAGCCTTCATTCAAATCAAGTTTCTTAAGTATACACAAAACAGTTAAACAAAGaaactgtaaaattttaatacttttactTTAAATTGTGATGTACTTAACTTACCTCAAACCTTAAAGGGTTGAACTTGTGaggtttattatatacatcAGGATCAAGATGAATGGATCTTGCGTCAATATTTATATTCCACccttttttaatcttatatcctttaaaatcagaaaacaaaatgtatCTAAGTCAGATCgatcaaacaaaataagaatatagggaattgattttcttaaagataaataattaaagtaaaCCTTCCATTTCACAGTCTTGAAGTACTAATCTTGGGAACCAAGGCACTACAGACGCCATTCTCAGAGATTCTTTCATTAACTATATCCAGaaattatatatgcatataaacataatttaaactaattaagtAGTCCATTGAAAAAACGTTTATATAGTACCTTTGAGGCATATGGCATTTCACTGAGATCTTCAAGTTCAAGAAATGGTTTATCTGATGCACTCTTCCCAATCTGAGATTGTTCTTCCTGTTGACCGACCAAGACAATGACatgtttttaaaaggaaaaccctttaaatttgtctttattcggattagaaagaaaaacagaaactaaagtgataaataattattaaaatatcgCACAAGAGAAACTAGTTATAGAACTTACAATAAGAATATCCAAAACCTTCTGATTTTCACCGAGGTACTTAACCATCCATGTTAGAGCACTAGCCGTCGTGTCCTGTCctgtatttgaaattttttttttcgtataaaCCGGATTCATGTTAAATTAAGAAGATTCAGTTAATCtgatttatacttttttttcttctttcatttttcctCTCTTAAGTGTAAAAATGATGGGTATTAAATTGGACCTGCAATGATCATGGTCAGAATAttgtccttaatctcagcaTCAGTCAACTTGGGAGACGACGAAGAAGTGTCGTTATCTACTGCGAGAAGCTGCTGCAAAAAATCTTCATGatgtatattttgattatttgtttcaattctcctttttctaattatgttttctAACAACTCCATTACTCTTCCTCTTGCCTGCATCATatgaatcaaaccaaattagtgtataataatatgatatttcaaagAGTGTAATTAAAACGACGTACCATGATGCCCTTGTGGAATCTAGTCCAAGGTAAATTGAGAGGAAAAGCTAGCATCGCTTCACAAACAAAGCCCACATCTTTTTGCATGGAACCCaattcttcttcgtcttctagACTTATTAACATCTTACACATTGCTTTGAATGTTATCTGCAACACCACCACATTTAGAACACTCTCATTTCTCAATTAAGTTATGCCTTgtaagaaaatgaatgaaaattttgaattgactAAAGttaattatcatttattttcaGGTATTCATTATGGGCCGAACTTacataaaaaaagttttaaagagGCCCAACCAATACTACGCAAGCGTGTGAAACAAACCTGGAGCAAATCTGTGAGCAAGATCACCGTACCACGGTGTTCCCATCCACTAAGAGCGTCCACGACGAGTTCATCAAAGTGTCTAACCATCA
Coding sequences within:
- the LOC104740658 gene encoding cytochrome P450 90A1-like, whose protein sequence is MEHLCLCVLLCAAILTLGKILKILIQDRKESTGDFPPGSHGFPVIGETLQFMLSVNSGKGFYEFVRSRRIRYGSCFRTSLFGETHVFLSTTESARAVLNNESGMFTKRYIKSIGELVGERSLLCAPQHHHKILRSRLINLFSKRSTALMVRHFDELVVDALSGWEHRGTVILLTDLLQITFKAMCKMLISLEDEEELGSMQKDVGFVCEAMLAFPLNLPWTRFHKGIMARGRVMELLENIIRKRRIETNNQNIHHEDFLQQLLAVDNDTSSSSPKLTDAEIKDNILTMIIAGQDTTASALTWMVKYLGENQKVLDILIEEQSQIGKSASDKPFLELEDLSEMPYASKLMKESLRMASVVPWFPRLVLQDCEMEGYKIKKGWNINIDARSIHLDPDVYNKPHKFNPLRFEAEAKANSFLAFGMGGRTCLGLVMAKAMMLVFLHRFVTTYSWEVVDEDPSIEKWTLFARLKSGYPIRVSRRL